Proteins encoded within one genomic window of Setaria italica strain Yugu1 chromosome IV, Setaria_italica_v2.0, whole genome shotgun sequence:
- the LOC101779724 gene encoding eyes absent homolog 4 has translation MDEVVPALATGEASVDAVTEQPLKVYIWDMDETLILLKSLLDGSYAGAFDGVKDREKSVEIGKRWENLILELCDEHFFYEEIENYNEPYLNALSEYDDGRDLTSYDFEADCFSSPYDDVNKKKLAYRHRAIGEKYAKGLEKILDKHMVKVWNDLYNLTDKYTDGWLSSAHKLLEEALGKSAAAPTTNSSSINCIVTSGSLIPSLAKCLLYRLNDVVSSENVYSSWEVGKLQCFKWIKERFDGPNVRFCAIGDGHEECSAAQVMKWPFIKIEFHPDAPHRFPGLDMPTVQTYMDVIYESSSKDG, from the exons ATGGATGAGGTTGTCCCTGCTTTGGCTACTGGTGAAGCTTCAGTTGATGCTGTGACAGAGCAACCTTTGAAGGTGTACATATGGGACATGGATGAGACACTTATTTTGCTCAAGTCGCTTCTGGATGGGTCGTATGCTGGGGCCTTTGACGGCGTCAAGGACCGTGAGAAAAGTGTTGAAATTGGGAAGCGCTGGGAGAACCTTATTCTCGAACTCTGTGATGAGCACTTCTTTTATGAGGAG ATTGAGAACTACAATGAACCTTATCTTAATGCTTTGAGTGAATATGATGACGGGAGAGACTTGACCTCATATGATTTTGAGGCTGACTGTTTTAGTTCACCCTATGATGATGTCAACAAAAAGAAGCTTGCTTACAGGCATCGTGCTATTGGAGAGAAATATGCAAAG GGTCTGGAAAAAATTCTGGACAAACACATGGTCAAAGTCTGGAACGATCTGTACAATTTGACTGATAAATATACTGATGGCTGGCTGTCTTCAG CTCATAAGCTATTGGAAGAAGCATTGGGCAAATCAGCAGCGGCACCTACTACCAACTCTTCAAGCATCAATTGCATAGTTACATCAGGGTCGTTGATTCCAAGCCTTGCCAAATGTTTGCTGTATCGCCTTAATGATGTGGTCTCATCTGAGAATG TTTACAGCTCATGGGAAGTGGGGAAGCTGCAGTGCTTCAAATGGATCAAGGAGCGCTTTGACGGTCCAAATGTCCGCTTCTGTGCGATCGGAGATGGTCACGAAGAATGCAGCGCAGCACAGGTTATGAAGTGGCCATTCATCAAGATTGAGTTCCACCCCGACGCCCCTCACAGGTTCCCGGGGCTAGACATGCCCACCGTGCAGACGTACATGGATGTGATATACGAGTCATCTAGCAAAGATGGTTGA
- the LOC101780523 gene encoding transcription factor MYB39 — translation MGRSPCCDQDAGVKKGPWTPEEDKLLVDYIKENGHGSWRRLPKLAGLNRCGKSCRLRWTNYLRPDIKRGRFTDEEEKLIIHLHSILGNKWSSIATKLPGRTDNEIKNYWNTHLRKKLLSMGIDPVTHRPRTDLNLLAGIPNLLAAGIPNLAAAAQTTWDINALRLQADAAKYQLLQGLLRAFAAPPAAPTGVDLMALLAATGNGGVSQPAAGVDHGTTTRAHQYDGLLNLPALTTVPAATLPAMSSFSGLLSSFGGALAGDGLSSTTELGHSGASGSSMTAAMAPPLVAAEECNAGGGGMSTPCGEETPASSPFEGLGNLNLDDEFNSDSWRDLLEQMSWLNNPNEQQL, via the exons ATGGGGAGGTCACCGTGCTGCGACCAGGACGCCGGCGTGAAGAAGGGCCCCTGGACGCCCGAGGAGGACAAGCTTCTggtcgactacatcaaggagaaCGGCCATGGCAGCTGGCGCCGCCTCCCCAAGCTCGCCGGCCTCAACCGCtgcggcaagagctgccgcCTCCGCTGGACAAACTACCTCCGCCCGGACATCAAGCGCGGCCGCTTCACCGACGAAGAGGAGAAGCTCATCATCCACCTCCACTCCATCCTAGGCAACAA GTGGTCGTCCATCGCCACCAAGCTCCCCGGCAGGAcggacaacgagatcaagaactactggaacaCGCACCTGCGCAAGAAGCTCCTGAGCATGGGCATCGACCCCGTCACGCACCGCCCGCGCACCGACCTCAACCTCCTCGCCGGCATCCCCAacctgctcgccgccggcatcccaaacctcgccgccgccgcgcagacCACCTGGGACATCAACGCCCTCCGCCTCCAGGCCGACGCCGCCAAGTACCAGCTcctccagggcctcctccgcgcgttcgccgcccctcccgccgcGCCCACCGGCGTCGATCTCAtggccctcctcgccgccaccggcaaTGGAGGCGTCAGCCAGCCAGCCGCCGGCGTTGaccacggcaccaccaccaGGGCCCATCAGTACGACGGCCTGCTCAACCTGCCGGCGTTGACCACCGTGCCGGCCGCGACGCTACCGGCGATGTCCTCCTTCTCCGGCCTGCTCAGCAGCTTCGGCGGCGCTCTCGCCGGGGACGGCCTCAGCTCGACGACGGAGCTCGGCCACAGCGGGGCCAGCGGGAGCAGCatgacggcggcgatggcgccacCTTTGGTAGCGGCGGAGGAGTgcaatgccggcggcggcggcatgtcGACGCCTTGCGGCGAGGAGACGCCGGCGTCGAGCCCGTTCGAGGGGCTGGGGAACCTCAACCTCGACGATGAATTCAACAGCGACAGCTGGAGAGACTTGCTAGA GCAAATGTCATGGTTGAACAACCCGAATGAGCAGCAGCTGTGA
- the LOC101780125 gene encoding late embryogenesis abundant protein 6, protein MQAVKEKVKDTVSAAKAKAKEKQAKAEEKAEMATARSHAERELAHERGKARVAAAKMELHQEKALHREEAIQHRLRKHHGVGHHHAGYGGAPAATTVPPAGTTAMPPPAAGPLHHHQAPAAKHYY, encoded by the coding sequence ATGCAGGCTGTGAAGGAGAAGGTGAAGGACACGGTGAGCGCGGCGAAGGCCAAGGCCAAGGAGAAGCAGGCCAAGGCGGAGGAGAAGGCCgagatggcgacggcgaggtcgcACGCGGAGAGGGAGCTGGCGCACGAGCGCGGCAAGGCCAGGGTGGCGGCCGCCAAGATGGAGCTGCACCAGGAGAAGGCCCTCCACCGCGAGGAGGCCATCCAGCACAGGCTCCGAAAGCACCACGGCGtcggccaccaccacgccggCTACGGCGGCGCACCTGCGGCTACTACTGTGCCACCCGCCGGGACCaccgccatgccgccgccggctgctggACCGCTGCACCACCACCAGGCTCCGGCGGCCAAGCACTACTACTAG